In the Triticum aestivum cultivar Chinese Spring chromosome 2B, IWGSC CS RefSeq v2.1, whole genome shotgun sequence genome, CGTCCGCCGCCTCTTCGACTTCCTCCTCCGATTCGGTGCGCCCCCCAGATCCCCATTTCCCTCCCTGCATTTCCTTCCTCCTCCCCCACCCGTCTGCTTTCTGCTTGCCTCAGTACGATTGGATTGGATCGGATCTTAGACCCTACTGCTTCCACCCGTCTCTAGGTGTGATTTATTCCAGCATCGGTGAATTACAACTCTTGATACCTACCTACTTGCGCTCAGGATAAGATCTCCCTCATGGATGATATGCCTTGCTGCGTCCGCCTCCATGACATCACAGGCCCGTATTTGCCATAGCCGACTCCCATTATCGACTTCCTCGCGCATGTTGCCGATGAGGTTGGTGGGTCAGTCAGCCTTGAATTGCCCGTTACTGCAACGGTGCTTTGCCCCCTCTAACTAATAATCACCAGAAATGCTAGTTACTGTGACTTTGCTGCTGACCATGTAGCAGTTCTCTTGCCTAAAAAGAAAAGTACAATGGAACCATTGCTAGAAATAAGGAATACCATCAACAAAGTTGTGCTGTAGTATGTGCTCCATCCTTTATCTCTTCTTGGCACACACACGTCGATAATGCATTTTTAGGGATGTATTCGCAGCAAACCTGTGAGATGCCAGACGGTTGTGCTTCCGgtctcaagaaaaatgaataaattaTGTGATTTTGCTGTTGACCAAGTAGCAACTCTCTTGCCTCACAAAATAGACAACGAAACTGCTCTGCATACGATTCATTTTCCTCGTACGCTGGTACGACTAGACTGCAAATACCATGGCCCACAAACTGAATCACCAAGGATTTGTCTCTAATCGTACGTGTTGGACGGGGAATCCATCGTACGTATAGAACCATCGCCTGAAACAGCAAACAACATCAACAGAGGTAATGGGAAATCGATTTCAACTAGTTCACCCTTAGCCATGGGTAATGGGAAATCGATTTCAGCTAGTTCTGCACAGTTATATCCTGTAACTAGAATCTGACTTGTTTTGCGCGGTATGCTATTATTGGCCTGGAATATTGATTAGCCTCTCGAACTTGTGGGAAGAATGGAGTCAGTAGATTGGATACCTTTGAACCATGATCGCAAATCAATAACCATGCGTGTCTGTTTGTTTATTGCTTTCTTATTCACCCTCGGCATTGTTTTTTGGCGACCAAAGCAGGAGTTATACCAATTTCATTAAGATAGAAAAAGAAAATACAGAGTGACTCGGTTTGTAAGGGAAACTGGGCCGAAAACCCCAATGCCTGACTCTGAGCGAATACCAGTGAACAAAAGGAAAACctagaaaacagaaaaaagacaCTCGAGCTTGGGGATGTGGACTACAAGTATGCAAAATCAAAAGAAAGGCACAGGCAGATAATTCAGGACCTTGCTAATCTGATGCGTTCATTTTGCAGAGGCCACGACGAAGAGCAAGCTGGCGTCGCTGAACGAGAAACTAGACAGCCTAGAGCGGAAGCTGGAGGTGCTGGAGGTCCAAGTGAGCAGCGCCACCACCAACCCCTCCGTTTTCAACAACTAGCTAAGCCTAATTATCTAGAAGAAGTGCTAGCACGCGGAGTTGAAGCTGCAGAGCTTACTGACGTTTCAGAGGAGCATTCTGGCTTTGTGTTGTGTGTTTCCTGTGTGTGTGTGCAGTCAATCAGTccatgtgtatgtatgtatgtacaaGTCATGTACTACAATTAATTGATTGAGATGTTAATTTCATATCTTTCTGTATGTTATATTACGCACAGTTACTAAAAGAAGAAAGTCGCCCTCATTACCAAGGCTTGCTGGTgacgtgtaacatcccaattttcaaaacTTGGATGTTAACATGCCATTCATTTGGATGTTAAAATGTCATTCCTATACATCACATATATGCATCATTTGGAGTTCATTGGAATAATGTTTTAGGGATTTATTTAAATGCTCATATTAACTCCTATTGCATAAAGTGAATTTACAAAATTGCGTTTTAGTTGGAGTTATTTTTCCTCTGCTCAATATTAACTATCGGGAGGCATCTCATGCGTTGAAGGGGAGGGTTATTAGGAGTGCCCTTGAGAGGAAGAAGGTGATGCAAATAAAATGTGGACGGAGATggtgacttgcattcgtaaggtggctaTCAAGGAGAAGAAAGGTTGTTTGTAAGGTTGCTTCAGAGGAGTTTGGGGGTGACCAAGTGAAGAAGAAGCGAAGCTAAAGATATCTAGTGGTGGAACGATGATGCCTAGAAGGCGATCAAAGAGAAGAGTGATTGTTTCAGACGCCTACATCTGGATAGGAGTGTAGACAACATAGGGAAGTACAATGTGGCAAAGAAGACCGCAAAGCGAACTGTGAGTGAAGCACAGAGTCGGACATATGAGAACCTCAACCAGTGTTTAAACATGAAGTAAGGTGAAAAGGGGCAtttataagatggccaagatcgaAGAGAGAAAAATGAGGGATGTCAACCAAGGCAAATGCATAAAAAGCAGAGCAGATCCGCTTCTGGTGAAGGACGAGAAGATCAAACATAGATCGAgagagtacttcgacaagctgtacAATGGAGAGAATGAGAGCTATGCTGACGAGGATCTAACTGACCTCACGTTGCCACCATCTTAGCTTGCACGTCAAGATGGTACTTTGATCTCTATCTAGGCCTCTGGGCTCCCCCCGACGTTGGTCCTTCACGGGGTCACCCGGGCCCCGAGGCAGGCCTGCTACCAGGCTTCCCACCAAGAGGCCACTCCCGGTGTATTATACCGTTAGCGAGATAAAAAAATTTCATCCTAAGATCATAATGAGCACTCCCGGTGATTAGAGTTCTTGTTTAATTTTGAGATAATCATAAGTAAGTCTCTCGTGATCCACCGAGAGAGAATCATAACGATTGGATAGTTCCTCAAGTTTTGACAAAAGAGCAGAAGGCTCATTGGTGAACATTTGGTTTTTCTCCATCTCCTTGACCAACAAACTTTCTTGCAACACAATCGTCTTAAGTTGCTTGTCAAGAAAACCTTGTTGCTTAGAGGCAATTTTAATGAGCTTAGCATAATTAGGTTTGTTATGAACAATTTCCTCAGAGGAAGAACCATCACAAGAATCGGCCTGAGATTTCTGAGAGATACCTTGGAGACTTTTGCCATGAAGCAGTGTGCAGGTGCTTCATCATCACTACCATCATTACCGAAGAAGGAACTCGACGCTAGTGTGGAAGCACATGCAATTCCTGCAATGCCGGACAGAATAATTTGCAGACGATTCTTCTTCAGTGGCATCAGATTCATAAACTTCTTTGAAATCCATTTCCTTCAATATCACTCGTGGCCTTGTGAGAGTTATTTTTCTTCTTCTGGAGCTGGACTTCGAGGAAGAACCCTATGTATTCTTGAAACGTTCCTTCTTCTTTTCATTGTTAGAATCATAGCTCTTTCTTGACTTGTTGCCCATACTGAACTTTCCACTGTTCCTAGCCCCAACTTCTCATTGAGGACAATCAGCAATAAAATGACCATTTCTCTTGCACTTGAAGCAGGAATTGTTCGAAAAGAATTTGAGCTTGAGACAACTCGGGAACTATTCACTACAAAATTTGCACTATCTTGTGACGTTTTACTTGTGTCACGTATAACCATTTTGTGTCACGAAAAATGTACTCGTGATGTTTTCTGGCCGTCACTCCCACTGTCACTGAAGCGCCGTCATAAAAAATAAAATCTTGACGCGCAAGATCGCATCTTAGGTGATGAACCCAAAAATGTCATTGGTGACCGTTTTCGATGAAGGCCCATTATGTCACCTATGATAGGCTTATCTGTCGCCTAAGATCATTTTTGGTGACTATTCCGTTATTAGTGACCAGTCTGTGGGTTTGACCGATCAAAGATTCTGACAAGTGAGGCTAgtagttgatgacgtggcttcttCTATGTGGGTTGGATGTGGGTTTTATTGCCGACGGTCCTGTTAGTAATAACTTGGGCGCCTGTTTTGACCTGTCAACGGTGCTGACATATGAGCCGAGAAGATGATGACATGGCTGCTTACATGTGGGACCAGGTAATGGCAACATCATGCATTTACGTCACAATTACCGCCGCACGTAGAAAATGTTGTAATTCATATATTATAAATTTTCCCGGCGAATCTGTATATAATTTGAAATTTTAGGAAAATAGATTCAAATTTTGAATCATTGGAATATGAGAATTCAAACATTGGCAATAGATCTTCCATTGTAAGTGAAACTTGACATTTTACAAGGAGAAGCAAAGGACATCGTCTCGGACAGTACAAATTAGACAAAGGGAAATTAAGTTGACTATAAGCACGAGGCCATTGGTGTTTCTAGACGATGTCTTGTGCTGACTATGTGGACTTCCTTAATAGGTGACTAAGCATTGCCTCCATATGTTTTGCCTTTTTTGAATGACAGTGGTTTTCTACTGCTGATCCATCTTGAAATCTTCAATTTCTTGTAACTACTTCTTGTGTTCTTTAATTTCTACTATTTGGGTAAAAAGTATTTCATTCAGCTCTTGATGAAACATATCACTTGCCTTTTTTGCATCTGCGTCATGAGTTGCAATGATGTATTCTAGGTCATGGATGTGTTCGCGAGAGGATGAATTCTTCCCAGAAGAGGATGAGAAGCCCATGCTCGAAAGTAATGTGCTTGAGGAGCTCTTTTCCTCAATAATATCTACATCATGTATTGTTGTCGTATCAAGCCGTTTTGATGGTGTATGTTTGGTCCTCGATTCATTCTGCAACAGAAATGATAACACTGCTAGAGCAGTGTTTGATAGTTTAAATAATTATGGCTAGACTATACATTTAAAGTCTACAAATTAGGCAATACTTACTATTTGCTTTTGGGCAGCCAAGCAAAATGTAGGATCTTTCTTTGTGGTGCACGTAGGTTCTAGCAAGTCTCCACCGATTTGGTTATCAATGATGTCCTCAGGCTTATACCAGATTTATCAATTGTTAAACATTAATACTGCAAGTCATATAGTAATCCAACATAAATCATTTGCAATAAGGTAGTACAAATACTTAGCATATGTCTAAAGTGGGAATCACATTTTGTAGGTGCAGTGTTTTGGCTTAGCTTCATAGTAGATGATTTTCCTTCTTTCTTGGCACGAAGTGCCTATGACATGAAGCTCAAATTTAGTATGTTGTGTCCAGAAGTACAGATTGACAACTTAAAGGGCGAAGAGTGTGTATTAcatacattggagtgatcctcacACCACTGGTCCACAAGTTTCTCCCAATTTTCTTCTTTTATGTACTCAGGCTTCAGCGATATAGCCTGCTCACGGGTGCATTTTTTTTACCTTGTTCCAGTAATTGTTCCTATCTGGAATATCATGGCCACATTTCCTCAAAATACCAATGCACATTTCTGCGGCAAATGCATTCTTCGGGTTAGCATGAACCTTTCTCTACATAAAACATACGCTCATTTTGGATACAACATATGCATGTCTAGTTTTCATAGACGTTTAACAACACAAAATTCAAGTTGTAGATGAATTAGCAATCAGAAAGAAAGTTTAACCATGCGAATAGATGGGTTGTTCACTATAGATGTTGCAGTCGAAGATGAAGGTACGTTGGCTATGGTACGCTTCTTCCATAGTGCC is a window encoding:
- the LOC123044474 gene encoding protein BRICK1 produces the protein MARAGQGGGMGSAVNVGIAVQADWENREFISNISLNVRRLFDFLLRFEATTKSKLASLNEKLDSLERKLEVLEVQVSSATTNPSVFNN